A window of the Xenopus laevis strain J_2021 chromosome 9_10L, Xenopus_laevis_v10.1, whole genome shotgun sequence genome harbors these coding sequences:
- the LOC108703771 gene encoding gastrula zinc finger protein XlCGF26.1-like isoform X1 — MNSRAAAVEPVQVSLFFGLHANTANADSQRDRAPPFTNMDPFSSLNDTRRSDKKPKDEKPDYNNLLPVIKQEPDSYCGADIAEDEAEILQIKIEKEESDSEYDGETLEIVSRKVKLENDWSVCNEYQIMAQTDQETLQGIIKEEDYEGTMAAVADGKDEEHWQLHTLRSQSSASDSSETLVRDRELLSPSRSDSEAESGPVCTSLANVTKSHKRNPTDKEPLICPSCGKNFRNQQKLKIHLAIHNGERPFTCTDCGKGFAAKRLLRIHLQVHTGERPFSCKECGKTFARRSHLYTHRKVHTGEKPYICTECGKSFARKIHLNNHHKVHTGEKPFTCIECGKSFSQKTNLSKHHKVHTGEKPFTCPDCGKSFSSKSNLHVHQTIHIRRYLPFVPDMGHGSV, encoded by the exons ATGAACTCCCGCGCAGCAGCAGTAGAACCTGTGCAG GTCAGTCTTTTTTTTGGATTGCACGCCAATACAGCGAATGCGGATTCCCAGAGAGATAGAGCCCCGCCCTTTACCAACATGGATCCCTTCTCATCACTGAATGACACAAGGAGGTCAGACAAGAAACCAAAGGATGAAAAGCCAGACTACAACAATCTTCTGCCCGTGATAAAGCAGGAACCAGATTCATATTGCGGGGCTGACATCGCTGAGGACGAAGCGGAAATTTTACAGATAAAGATAGAGAAAGAAGAATCAGACTCGGAATATGACGGGGAAACTCTAGAGATTGTATCTAGAAAAGTGAAACTGGAGAATGACTGGTCAGTCTGTAACGAGTATCAGATTATGGCACAGACTGATCAAGAAACTTTGCAGGGGATTATTAAGGAAGAGGACTATGAAGGCACCATGGCTGCAGTGGCTGATGGGAAGGATGAGGAACATTGGCAGTTACATACTCTAAGATCCCAAAGCTCAGCTAGTGATTCCTCTGAGACTTTGGTCAGAGACAGGGAACTCTTGAGCCCATCACGGAGTGACTCGGAGGCGGAGTCAGGCCCAGTCTGCACCTCCCTGGCAAATGTAACTAAAAGCCATAAGAGAAATCCCACCGATAAGGAACCTCTTATTTGCCCTTCATGTGGAAAGAATTTCCGTAACcagcaaaaattaaaaatacatctgGCCATTCACAATGGGGAGAGACCATTCACATGCACGGACTGTGGGAAGGGCTTCGCTGCGAAAAGGTTACTGCGCATACACCTGCAGGTACACACGGGGGAGCGGCCCTTCTCCTGTAAAGAATGCGGGAAAACCTTTGCCCGGAGAAGTCACCTTTACACCCACCGCAAAgttcacacgggggagaaaccataTATATGTACAGAATGCGGCAAAAGCTTTGCCAGGAAGATTCACCTGAACAACCACCATAAAGTCCACACAGGGGAGAAGCCTTTCACCTGCATAGAATGTGGGAAGAGCTTCTCTCAGAAGACGAACCTTTCCAAACACCATAAGgttcacaccggggagaaaccattcacctgcccCGACTGCGGGAAGAGCTTCTCTTCAAAGAGCAACCTGCACGTTCACCAGACGATTCACATTAGAAGGTACCTTCCCTTTGTACCAGACATGGGCCAtggttctgtctaa
- the LOC108703771 gene encoding gastrula zinc finger protein XlCGF26.1-like isoform X2 produces the protein MDPFSSLNDTRRSDKKPKDEKPDYNNLLPVIKQEPDSYCGADIAEDEAEILQIKIEKEESDSEYDGETLEIVSRKVKLENDWSVCNEYQIMAQTDQETLQGIIKEEDYEGTMAAVADGKDEEHWQLHTLRSQSSASDSSETLVRDRELLSPSRSDSEAESGPVCTSLANVTKSHKRNPTDKEPLICPSCGKNFRNQQKLKIHLAIHNGERPFTCTDCGKGFAAKRLLRIHLQVHTGERPFSCKECGKTFARRSHLYTHRKVHTGEKPYICTECGKSFARKIHLNNHHKVHTGEKPFTCIECGKSFSQKTNLSKHHKVHTGEKPFTCPDCGKSFSSKSNLHVHQTIHIRRYLPFVPDMGHGSV, from the coding sequence ATGGATCCCTTCTCATCACTGAATGACACAAGGAGGTCAGACAAGAAACCAAAGGATGAAAAGCCAGACTACAACAATCTTCTGCCCGTGATAAAGCAGGAACCAGATTCATATTGCGGGGCTGACATCGCTGAGGACGAAGCGGAAATTTTACAGATAAAGATAGAGAAAGAAGAATCAGACTCGGAATATGACGGGGAAACTCTAGAGATTGTATCTAGAAAAGTGAAACTGGAGAATGACTGGTCAGTCTGTAACGAGTATCAGATTATGGCACAGACTGATCAAGAAACTTTGCAGGGGATTATTAAGGAAGAGGACTATGAAGGCACCATGGCTGCAGTGGCTGATGGGAAGGATGAGGAACATTGGCAGTTACATACTCTAAGATCCCAAAGCTCAGCTAGTGATTCCTCTGAGACTTTGGTCAGAGACAGGGAACTCTTGAGCCCATCACGGAGTGACTCGGAGGCGGAGTCAGGCCCAGTCTGCACCTCCCTGGCAAATGTAACTAAAAGCCATAAGAGAAATCCCACCGATAAGGAACCTCTTATTTGCCCTTCATGTGGAAAGAATTTCCGTAACcagcaaaaattaaaaatacatctgGCCATTCACAATGGGGAGAGACCATTCACATGCACGGACTGTGGGAAGGGCTTCGCTGCGAAAAGGTTACTGCGCATACACCTGCAGGTACACACGGGGGAGCGGCCCTTCTCCTGTAAAGAATGCGGGAAAACCTTTGCCCGGAGAAGTCACCTTTACACCCACCGCAAAgttcacacgggggagaaaccataTATATGTACAGAATGCGGCAAAAGCTTTGCCAGGAAGATTCACCTGAACAACCACCATAAAGTCCACACAGGGGAGAAGCCTTTCACCTGCATAGAATGTGGGAAGAGCTTCTCTCAGAAGACGAACCTTTCCAAACACCATAAGgttcacaccggggagaaaccattcacctgcccCGACTGCGGGAAGAGCTTCTCTTCAAAGAGCAACCTGCACGTTCACCAGACGATTCACATTAGAAGGTACCTTCCCTTTGTACCAGACATGGGCCAtggttctgtctaa
- the LOC108703760 gene encoding gastrula zinc finger protein XlCGF57.1-like — translation MEGEESESDDHLPNEMGSLSVPAEPEGEPEILQIKIKEEESEEEDVSTMSSPAGTSRESLDTACGEVKQDQMDSQHSLTTKNSEIIYLSVAESDTVELQIKEEADSEYNVNAVKQVEVTEGQNSLNDGDWELETSRAWPRRDNSPAVRVNNYYNTVQTRRELLLSTCNLGCESNMDFKVRSATPELPDFVCREKSVNDNSDLLKHICDYCDRSKDFIHKNSWPEEKSFICSHCGKSFSSKHYFQMHQLVHTGEKPFTCTECGKGFSQKSNLQSHRKVHTRERPCACTECGKTFAQKANLQSHQTIHTGHKPFSCTDCGKGFSKKSQLSIHKAIHTGEKPFTCTECGKGFSLKTILNIHQTVHTREKPFTCTECGKSFSQKIHLYTHLKIHTGEKPFTCTICGKSFSLKSRLYRHQKLHEGEKPYACVECGKCFSQKTHLYNHQTVHTGEKQFTCTKCGKSFIKKSTLTTHLRIHTGEKPYKCTECGKSFSQKSMLHRHRTTHTGEKPFSCTECGKNFSAKSSLKSHLTTYSEK, via the coding sequence ATGGAGGGTGAAGAGTCAGAGTCTGATGATCATCTGCCGAATGAAATGGGGTCACTTTCTGTTCCTGCTGAGCCAGAGGGTGAGCCAGAAATACTCCagataaaaataaaggaagaagAATCAGAAGAGGAAGATGTGAGTACAATGAGCAGTCCAGCAGGTACCAGCAGGGAATCTCTAGACACTGCATGTGGAGAAGTAAAGCAGGATCAGATGGACTCTCAGCATTCCCTTACCACAAAAAATAGtgagatcatttatttgtctGTGGCTGAATCTGATACAGTAGAATTACAGATAAAAGAAGAAGCAGATTCTGAGTATAATGTGAATGCTGTGAAACAGGTGGAAGTTACTGAAGGACAGAATTCCCTTAATGATGGTGACTGGGAATTAGAAACATCCAGAGCTTGGCCCAGGCGTGACAACTCACCAGCGGTAAGAGTAAATAATTACTATAACACTGTGCAGACAAGGAGGGAACTGTTACTAAGTACTTGTAACCTAGGGTGTGAGTCAAACATGGACTTTAAAGTTCGCTCAGCAACACCAGAGTTGCCTGACTTTGTCTGTCGTGAGAAGAGCGTTAATGACAATAGTGATCTTCTCAAGCACATCTGTGACTACTGTGACAGGAGTAAGGACTTTATTCATAAGAACTCTTGGCCAGAGGAGAAATCATTTATCTGTAGTCACTGTGGGAAGAGCTTTAGTAGTAAGCATTACTTCCAAATGCATCAGCTGgtccacacgggggagaaaccattcacatgcACCGAATGCGGCAAAGGCTTCTCTCAGAAGAGCAACTTACAGAGTCACCGGAAAGTTCACACGAGAGAGAGGCCGTGtgcatgtacagaatgtggcaagaCCTTCGCTCAGAAAGCCAACCTGCAGAGCCACCAGACCATTCACACAGGACACAAACCGTTCTCGTGTACAGATTGTGGGAAAGGTTTCTCCAAAAAAAGCCAACTCAGCATACACAAGGCGattcacactggggagaaaccttTCACATGTACTGAATGTGGGAAAGGCTTCTCTTTGAAAACCATACTAAATATACACCAAACAGTGCACACAAGGGAGAAACCTTTTacgtgcacagaatgtgggaaaagcttctCTCAGAAAATTCACCTTTACACACATCTGAAGattcacaccggggagaaaccattcacatgtACAATATGTGGGAAGAGCTTCTCCCTAAAGAGCCGTCTTTATCGGCACCAGAAACTCCACGAAGGGGAGAAACCATATGCCTGTGtggaatgtgggaaatgtttctcTCAAAAGACTCACCTTTACAACCACCAGACTGTTCATACAGGGGAGAAACAATTCACTTGCACAAAATGTGGAAAGAGCTTCATAAAAAAGAGTACTCTCACGACACACCTGcgaattcacacaggggagaagccTTATAAATGCACAGAGTGTGGGAAGAGCTTCTCTCAAAAGAGCATGCTTCATAGGCACCGGACcactcacacaggggagaaacctttctcttgCACCGAATGTGGCAAGAACTTCTCTGCAAAGAGCAGCCTCAAGAGTCACCTGACTACTTACTCAGAGAAGTGA